A single genomic interval of Actinomycetes bacterium harbors:
- a CDS encoding Asp23/Gls24 family envelope stress response protein, with amino-acid sequence MTEPSTAMASSSPPAPGGKVSPAPRTTLHDDAGKISVAQSVVQKIAGVACREISGVHAMGTSGSRAFGAVRERIPGSSGPNIAQGVGVEVGETQAAIDLDIVVEYGVGIGDLGRSIQRNVKQAVERMTGLEVVEVNVNIDDVYLPQDEQEAQSRVS; translated from the coding sequence ATGACGGAACCAAGCACGGCAATGGCGAGCAGCAGTCCGCCTGCGCCTGGTGGAAAGGTCAGCCCGGCACCGCGGACCACACTGCACGATGACGCGGGGAAGATCAGCGTCGCGCAGAGCGTGGTGCAAAAGATCGCCGGGGTGGCATGCCGTGAGATCAGCGGCGTGCATGCGATGGGTACCAGCGGGTCCCGCGCGTTCGGCGCGGTCCGGGAGCGGATCCCGGGAAGTTCCGGACCGAACATCGCCCAGGGTGTTGGCGTTGAGGTTGGTGAGACGCAGGCCGCGATCGACTTGGACATCGTGGTCGAGTACGGCGTGGGCATCGGCGACTTGGGTAGGAGTATCCAGCGCAACGTCAAACAGGCGGTGGAACGGATGACCGGCCTGGAGGTCGTCGAGGTCAACGTCAACATCGACGACGTGTACCTCCCCCAAGATGAGCAGGAAGCCCAGTCCCGCGTGTCATGA